The proteins below come from a single Leptotrichia sp. oral taxon 223 genomic window:
- a CDS encoding MFS transporter, protein MSSRLTKKSYIIYGLGVSYFMIDQIYNQWLSYYYLPPETEKNLVPLLKPQYLVLAFIFARIIDAVSDPVVGFLSDNSKSRFGKRSIFMLVGGLPLGLLTIMYFYPIKSSQMATLIYLSVVGGLYFTAYTLVAAPYNALIPDLASTKEERLNLSTMQSTFRLIFTGVAMVLPGILISKLGRVNGVLNTEVGIRKTVILITILSVLGIYACVFFLKEKKLTQNRPKTESLGFMKSISHLKDKEIILYFLGYFFFFCGFNILRGDLTYYLSAVMQKDIKYLTVISVVLFGMAGLFFPITNKFGKKYSYKKILIVDMLLLIIGTFGLLFINKNNSIFAYLLFVICGTGLSGAAFIFPQAMLSEISAKLSETKKVSLEGFMFGIQGMFLKLAFLVQQVVQSTLLVVGNQNVQNGVKGATEIGVKVTLVVALVLFGVSLFFYNLKKED, encoded by the coding sequence ATGAGTTCAAGATTAACGAAAAAAAGTTACATAATTTACGGGCTTGGGGTTTCATATTTTATGATTGACCAGATTTATAATCAATGGTTGTCATATTATTATTTGCCACCTGAAACGGAAAAAAATTTAGTTCCGTTGTTAAAGCCGCAGTATTTAGTTCTAGCATTTATTTTTGCGAGGATTATTGACGCAGTGTCAGATCCTGTTGTAGGATTTTTATCTGACAATTCGAAATCACGTTTTGGAAAAAGATCAATATTTATGCTAGTTGGAGGATTGCCACTTGGGCTTCTTACGATTATGTATTTTTATCCGATTAAAAGTTCGCAGATGGCAACACTTATTTATTTATCAGTCGTTGGAGGACTGTATTTTACGGCATATACTTTAGTTGCAGCACCGTATAATGCTCTAATTCCAGATTTGGCTTCAACTAAGGAAGAAAGGCTTAACCTGTCTACAATGCAGTCGACTTTTAGACTTATATTTACTGGGGTTGCGATGGTTCTTCCAGGGATTCTGATTTCAAAATTGGGAAGAGTAAATGGAGTGCTGAATACAGAAGTTGGAATACGTAAAACAGTAATTTTGATTACAATACTGTCAGTTTTAGGAATTTATGCATGTGTATTTTTTCTAAAGGAAAAGAAACTTACACAAAATCGTCCTAAGACTGAATCGTTAGGATTTATGAAATCAATTTCACATTTGAAGGATAAGGAAATTATTTTATATTTTTTAGGATATTTCTTTTTCTTTTGCGGATTTAACATACTTCGTGGAGATTTGACATATTATTTGAGCGCTGTAATGCAGAAGGATATTAAATATCTGACTGTAATATCAGTCGTGCTGTTTGGAATGGCGGGGCTGTTTTTTCCGATTACAAACAAGTTTGGGAAAAAATATTCTTATAAGAAAATATTGATTGTGGATATGCTGCTTTTAATAATTGGTACTTTTGGTCTATTGTTTATTAATAAAAATAATTCAATTTTTGCATATTTGCTTTTTGTGATTTGTGGAACAGGATTAAGCGGTGCAGCGTTTATTTTCCCACAGGCAATGCTTAGTGAAATTTCTGCAAAACTGTCAGAAACCAAAAAAGTAAGTTTAGAAGGCTTTATGTTTGGAATACAGGGAATGTTTTTAAAATTGGCATTTCTAGTGCAGCAAGTTGTACAGTCAACTTTACTTGTTGTGGGAAATCAGAATGTTCAGAATGGCGTGAAAGGTGCAACTGAAATTGGAGTTAAAGTGACACTTGTCGTGGCGTTAGTGCTGTTTGGCGTTTCGCTGTTCTTCTATAATTTGAAAAAAGAGGATTAA
- a CDS encoding alpha/beta hydrolase, producing MGLLIIINVLFMIFFFVIAYMSIRYFINQIEKYPRITFEEVYNSKKLRQKYNIEDNKANPYDYGYNFKEVEYKSGKIQLYGWLIENKEATKTMIISHGRGVNRLSSLQYLGMFKDIGLDKEYSFFIPDLRNSGKSDIARTKMGYCFGQDIFHTMEMLNEKFGKNNFTLYGFSQGGIGSAIASKMYVKTLRKKGIVIDKLILDSSISNIRKRIKEDARKRRVPKFIVSVIVRIFNLRVGSHLDKLRLSYLLKRIPTLIIQSKNDKATTYGMLMEEYNELAQNENIKLKVFEKGSHTRIYADPECKDEYAEAVKEFLTN from the coding sequence ATGGGATTGTTAATAATAATTAATGTGCTGTTTATGATATTTTTCTTTGTGATAGCGTATATGTCGATACGGTATTTTATTAATCAGATTGAGAAATATCCGAGAATTACATTTGAGGAAGTATACAACAGCAAAAAATTAAGACAAAAATATAATATTGAGGATAACAAGGCAAACCCTTATGATTACGGGTATAATTTTAAGGAAGTTGAGTATAAGTCAGGGAAAATACAGCTTTATGGGTGGCTTATTGAAAACAAGGAAGCTACAAAAACTATGATTATCTCGCATGGACGTGGTGTGAATAGATTGTCGTCGTTACAATATCTAGGAATGTTTAAGGATATTGGGCTTGACAAGGAGTATAGTTTTTTTATTCCAGATTTGAGAAATTCTGGGAAGTCTGACATAGCCAGAACTAAGATGGGATACTGTTTTGGGCAGGATATTTTTCATACGATGGAAATGTTGAATGAAAAGTTTGGGAAGAATAATTTTACGCTGTACGGGTTTTCGCAAGGGGGAATAGGATCTGCCATTGCGTCTAAAATGTATGTAAAAACGCTCCGAAAAAAAGGGATAGTCATTGATAAGCTTATACTGGACAGCTCAATTTCAAATATAAGAAAGAGAATTAAGGAAGATGCAAGAAAACGCCGTGTTCCAAAATTTATTGTAAGTGTTATTGTAAGAATTTTTAATTTAAGAGTTGGAAGCCATCTTGATAAACTGAGATTATCGTATTTGCTAAAAAGAATACCTACATTGATAATTCAGTCTAAAAATGATAAGGCTACAACTTATGGAATGCTTATGGAAGAGTATAACGAACTTGCACAGAATGAAAATATCAAGCTAAAAGTTTTTGAAAAAGGTTCACACACAAGAATTTATGCTGATCCTGAATGTAAAGATGAATATGCTGAGGCAGTAAAAGAGTTTTTAACAAATTAA